In Paramisgurnus dabryanus chromosome 14, PD_genome_1.1, whole genome shotgun sequence, one genomic interval encodes:
- the mkrn2os.2 gene encoding MKRN2 opposite strand protein: MDKSVIRFNHCDKDIFCCFVPDQCPECGVSFSGKRLEEAPVSIPNPFSNGHKVPCAFLVAPTEDNVLREFNGQSDLHTGITNTDGVVYNYTKTGVHRDHQGWERCICIPLVQPDMFNLISQWDQYLEKFSSAQMWDPSWQSFNEETHNCYSYTLMFLNCVLATQSKRALSKDEFTNTFVLPRIRRTTKYMMLCREISQNHFYIVNNPRRNPQQSPYEEEENNF; the protein is encoded by the exons ATGGATAAGAGTGTTATTAGATTCAACCACTGTGACAAGGACATCTTTTGTTGCTTCGTTCCAGATCAGTGTCCCGAATGTGGAGTTAGTTTCAGTGGAAAGAGGCTCGAGGAAGCACCGGTCAGCATTCCCAACCCCTTTTCCAATGGACATAAAGTCCCATGTGCTTTTCTGGTGGCACCAACAGAGGATAATGTGTTAAG AGAGTTTAATGGCCAATCTGATCTACACACAGGAATAACTAACACAGATG GAGTGGTCTACAATTACACCAAGACGGGTGTTCACAGAGACCATCAGGGCTGGGAACGCTGTATTTGCATCCCGCTGGTTCAGCCCGACATGTTTAATCTGATCAGTCAGTGGGATCAGTATCTGGAGAAGTTTTCTTCTGCCCAAATGTGGGACCCTTCGTGGCAAAG CTTTAATGAAGAAACCCACAATTGCTACAGTTACACACTGATGTTTTTAAACTGCGTGCTGGCCACCCAATCAAAGCGAGCCCTGAGTAAAGATGAattcacaaacacatttgtgCTGCCTCGGATCAGGAGAACAACCAAATACATGATGTTGTGTCGTGAGATTTCCCAAAATCACTTCTACATTGTGAACAATCCTCGGAGAAACCCGCAACAGAGTCCATATGAGGAAGAGGAGAACAATTTTTAA
- the tsen2 gene encoding tRNA-splicing endonuclease subunit Sen2: MTEAVFQAPKRRAKIYETFEAPLPFSEDEDQIIYRAEIISHHVIVKDPVYIQALYERGYFGKGVFSRSRPEHRISKQWKYIGDRYLPVITSSEYQKRVSWARAALLTQGLDDDAVSQALQTLTKPVELDVGDEPGPEPIKSQAEHLNGSLIDNVMNDVSDLNYDKGDLDDTDTSKPRRQGNALYDPLAELCPEEPERQDQENEHSGSNMMCERHDDWIIHCGCRPDNNHTMTSKMRERHTEPSEDYEYVLVEEPEDDHENSTKDTDSNGRSERLECRVNPFTMMEYLQLSYEEAFFLVYALGCLSVYYSGEPLSVLQVWSTFCSAQPNFSFTYAAYHYFRAKGWVPKSGIKYGTDLMLYRKGPPFYHASYSVVVERVDESFTGSVLRPFTWRSLAALSRITGNVSKELMLCYIITPSNMTDDALSSPECLKRLTVQEVIVSRWVSSRERTEQDEL, from the exons ATGACCGAAGCCGTGTTTCAAGCCCCCAAACGGAGGGCGAAGATTTATGAAACATTTGAAGCTCCTCTTCCCTTCAGTGAGGATGAAGATCAGATCATATACAGAGCAGAAATCATCAGTCATCATGTCATAGTGAAAGATCCTGTTTATATACAGGCTCTATATGAGAGG GGTTATTTTGGTAAAGGAGTGTTTTCtaggtccaggcctgaacacaggATCTCTAAACAATGGAAAT ACATTGGCGACAGGTATCTTCCTGTGATAACGTCATCAGA ATACCAGAAACGTGTCAGCTGGGCACGAGCTGCTCTCCTGACGCAGGGATTGGATGATGATGCTGTCAGTCAAGCATTGCAGACCCTCACAAAACCAGTGGAGCTTGATGTTGGGGATGAACCTGGCCCAGAACCAATCAAATCTCAAGCAGAACATTTGAATGGGTCATTGATTGACAACGTAATGAATGACGTCTCCGATCTAAACTATGATAAAGGTGACTTGGACGATACTGACACTTCAAAACCTAGAAGGCAAGGAAACGCACTTTATGATCCTTTGGCTGAACTCTGTCCTGAGGAACCTGAGCGACAGGATCAAGAAAATGAGCATTCAGGATCCAATATGATGTGCGAGCGCCATGATGACTGGATTATTCACTGTGGCTGTAGGCCTGATAATAACCATACAATGACTTCAAAGATGAGGGAACGCCATACTGAGCCTTCTGAAGATTATGAATATGTTTTAGTGGAGGAACCTGAAGATGATCATGAGAACTCCACCAAGGATACGGACtcaaat GGCCGATCTGAGAGGTTGGAGTGCCGAGTCAATCCTTTCACCATGATGGAGTATCTTCAGCTCAGTTATGAAGAA GCATTTTTTCTGGTTTATGCACTTGGATGCTTGTCAGTTTATTACAGTGGG GAGCCTCTGTCGGTTCTTCAGGTTTGGTCGACGTTCTGCTCGGCGCAGCCCAACTTCTCATTCACCTATGCAGCTTATCACTATTTCCGTGCTAAAGGCTGGGTACCAAAGTCTGGCATTAAATATGGAACAGATTTAA TGCTGTATCGAAAAGGACCACCATTTTATCACGCAAG TTACTCAGTGGTGGTGGAGAGAGTAGATGAGTCGTTCACAGGCTCTGTACTGCGGCCCTTTACCTGGAGATCTCTCGCTGCTCTCAGCAGAATCACTGGCAATGTCTCAAAG GAACTGATGCTTTGCTACATCATCACACCATCAAACATGACAGACGACGCTCTCTCCTCTCCAGAATGTCTAAAGAGACTCACAGTACAG GAGGTCATTGTAAGCAGATGGGTCTCCTCCAGAGAGCGAACTGAGCAGGATGAACTCTAG
- the mkrn2os.1 gene encoding MKRN2 opposite strand, tandem duplicate 1 has product MDQTVIKYRHCGRDVYCFSCSNAHFNKQTDDLNRRECPICRHTLTFGLLDAPVAITCPFINAHKVSCAFIIGSVHGPSHLGEWLDTEIHVGLTNSQGLVYNYTLSGVQRDDHGWEQCVCVQLVPPWRHDLRDSWDRELNEFSLLPEWVSERFHEEREFGSCCYGFALTFINRMRSLDGKVALSRDEFTGCHVLPRIKTVSTYINIYHTILQHGFYIADKLDNM; this is encoded by the exons ATGGACCAAACTGTGATCAAATACAGACATTGCGGAAGAGACGTTTACTGTTTTTCGTGTTCAAATGCtcattttaataaacaaactGATGATTTAAACAGACGCGAGTGTCCGATCTGCCGTCACACTCTTACATTTGGCCTATTGGACGCACCTGTCGCGATCACCTGCCCTTTCATTAACGCACATAAAGTCTCGTGTGCTTTTATAATAGGATCAGTTCACGGCCCATCACATTTAGG AGAATGGCTTGACACAGAAATACATGTGGGACTCACAAATTCACAAG GTCTGGTTTATAACTACACACTGTCAGGGGTCCAGAGAGATGATCATGGTTGGGAACAGTGTGTCTGTGTACAGTTGGTCCCACCGTGGAGACATGACCTGAGAGATTCATGGGACAGAGAACTGAACGAGTTTTCTCTACTCCCAGAATGGGTTTCAGAACG ATTTCATGAGGAGAGGGAATTTGGATCGTGTTGTTACGGTTTTGCTTTGACTTTCATAAACCGCATGCGCTCACTGGATGGAAAAGTGGCTTTGAGTAGAGATGAGTTCACAGGATGTCATGTTTTACCCAGAATAAAGACAGTGTCCACATACATCAACATCTACCATACAATATTACAACATGGATTTTACATAGCTGACAAATTGGATAACATGTGA